Part of the Oscillibacter hominis genome is shown below.
CCTTTGACAATAATTTGAAACGATCAGCGCTTGGAGAACTGAGGCGCGCGGCGGGCGGCTTTGAGGCCGTACTTCTTGCGCTCCTTCATACGGGGGTCGCGGGTCAGGAAACCGGCCTTCTTCAGGATGGGGCGGTATTCCTCGTTGGCCAGCAGCAGGGCCCGGGCAATGCCGTGGCGCAGGGCGCCGGCCTGGCCGGAAACGCCGCCGCCGGTGACGGTTGCCACGATGTCCATTTTACCCACGT
Proteins encoded:
- the rpsI gene encoding 30S ribosomal protein S9; its protein translation is MYQSKKPYLYGTGRRKSSVARVHLFPNGTGSITINGRDIEEYFGLDTLKMVVRQPLAATDNVGKMDIVATVTGGGVSGQAGALRHGIARALLLANEEYRPILKKAGFLTRDPRMKERKKYGLKAARRAPQFSKR